A genomic window from Clostridium aceticum includes:
- a CDS encoding ACT domain-containing protein, translating into MKTFVYHIQTKGSDSHMESDGNNYYIVKAEVLPEVFIKTMEVKNLLKKGKVTTIFEAVEKVGMSRSAYYKYKDAIFPLYEMNTSRMITMALILEHSPGVLSEVLNEIADAQASILTINQNIPVHGVANVTISLELKNMMIQVDKLIQILESMEGVNKVTILAKE; encoded by the coding sequence ATGAAAACATTTGTTTACCATATACAAACAAAAGGAAGTGATAGCCACATGGAATCTGATGGGAATAACTATTATATCGTAAAGGCAGAAGTGTTGCCAGAAGTTTTTATAAAAACCATGGAGGTAAAAAATTTACTGAAAAAGGGAAAAGTTACTACTATTTTTGAGGCAGTAGAGAAGGTAGGCATGAGTAGGAGTGCCTATTATAAGTACAAGGATGCCATCTTTCCCCTTTATGAGATGAATACAAGTAGAATGATTACAATGGCGTTGATTTTAGAACATTCGCCAGGGGTGCTTTCAGAGGTGTTAAATGAGATTGCAGATGCTCAAGCCAGTATCTTGACGATTAATCAAAATATTCCCGTACATGGGGTAGCCAATGTAACTATATCACTAGAGCTAAAAAATATGATGATTCAAGTAGATAAGTTAATTCAGATCCTTGAAAGCATGGAGGGTGTAAATAAAGTAACGATATTAGCAAAAGAGTAA
- a CDS encoding sodium-dependent transporter: protein MSQKKEQWGSRWGFIAASIGMAIGTGNIWRFPRVAAANGGGPFIIAWTIALFVWAIPLLMGEMVMGRKTGLGTIGAFRDFVGPKFTWMGTWIAVVCLGIMFYYSVVMGWCVKYFTLALSGSFEPGMTTEATEAIWQVFTTTPSQTIFFHFISMLLAGFIIYKGVTNGIEKASKIMIPTLFILLILAVVRSLTLPGAAQGLEYLFSPKLEMLANPEIWLQAFTQAAWSTGAGWGFIITYSVYTSAKEDIAGNCMIMGFGDNLGALIAGMTVLPAIYALSPTQEFASEALASGNTGITFIYLAQLFAQMPAGRWLAAIFFGSMAIAALSSLLPMIEVGVRNLMDMGFERKKSTLIIVISGFILGVPSAYSLNFLDNQDWVWGIGLLVSGLFVAFALMKYGLEKARNTIINTPWSDFQVGSWWSTCIKLFPVFFTIITGWWLWQAITWYPDDWWNPFEVFSFGTIVFQFAILLVFAWLTNNWLAGKIIKGQDITKQVS, encoded by the coding sequence ATGAGTCAAAAAAAAGAGCAATGGGGCAGTAGGTGGGGATTTATTGCAGCATCTATTGGAATGGCCATAGGAACTGGTAACATATGGAGATTTCCTAGAGTTGCTGCCGCCAACGGAGGAGGTCCCTTTATTATCGCTTGGACCATCGCATTATTTGTGTGGGCTATTCCTCTTTTAATGGGAGAAATGGTCATGGGTCGAAAAACCGGATTAGGTACTATTGGTGCCTTCCGAGATTTCGTAGGTCCTAAGTTCACTTGGATGGGGACCTGGATTGCTGTAGTGTGTTTGGGTATTATGTTTTATTATTCTGTTGTAATGGGCTGGTGTGTTAAATACTTTACTTTAGCCTTGTCTGGAAGCTTCGAACCAGGTATGACTACAGAAGCTACCGAGGCAATTTGGCAGGTCTTCACTACTACACCTTCCCAAACCATATTCTTTCATTTTATTTCCATGCTATTGGCTGGTTTTATCATTTATAAAGGTGTTACAAACGGTATAGAAAAAGCCAGCAAAATTATGATTCCTACATTATTTATACTACTTATTCTAGCGGTTGTAAGATCTTTAACCTTACCTGGGGCTGCTCAAGGGCTTGAATACTTATTTAGCCCTAAATTGGAGATGTTAGCTAATCCAGAAATCTGGTTACAAGCCTTTACACAAGCAGCTTGGTCAACAGGAGCAGGTTGGGGTTTTATTATCACCTATTCAGTTTATACAAGTGCCAAGGAAGATATTGCAGGAAACTGTATGATTATGGGTTTTGGGGACAACCTTGGTGCATTAATCGCGGGTATGACAGTACTTCCTGCCATTTATGCTTTATCTCCTACACAAGAATTTGCCAGTGAAGCATTAGCCTCTGGCAATACAGGCATTACCTTCATTTACTTAGCACAGTTATTTGCTCAGATGCCTGCTGGAAGATGGCTTGCAGCAATATTCTTTGGATCTATGGCAATCGCAGCTCTATCCTCCCTTCTACCGATGATTGAGGTAGGGGTAAGAAATCTTATGGATATGGGCTTCGAAAGAAAGAAATCTACTCTAATTATTGTAATCAGCGGATTTATATTGGGCGTTCCTTCTGCCTACAGCTTAAATTTCTTAGATAACCAAGACTGGGTTTGGGGAATCGGTTTATTGGTAAGTGGTTTATTCGTTGCTTTTGCCCTTATGAAGTACGGATTAGAAAAAGCTAGGAATACCATTATTAATACCCCATGGTCAGACTTCCAAGTTGGAAGCTGGTGGAGCACATGTATAAAACTATTCCCAGTATTTTTTACAATCATTACTGGATGGTGGTTATGGCAAGCCATTACTTGGTATCCTGATGACTGGTGGAATCCATTTGAAGTATTTAGTTTTGGCACCATTGTATTCCAATTTGCTATTCTCTTGGTATTTGCTTGGTTGACCAACAACTGGCTTGCAGGCAAAATTATAAAAGGCCAAGATATTACAAAACAAGTATCCTAA
- a CDS encoding sigma-54-dependent Fis family transcriptional regulator, with amino-acid sequence MSAKDYITRSHQRSIKFGIDDNRIYSSRILNEDELQKRLEANSNLIVTTEPFMNQMYNFVKGSYFFVILTDDEGCILNVIGDEDVLEEAFNLEMIPGAFMNEEHIGTNAMGTALAEGIPVQISGKEHFIKAYHRWTCSAAPIRNAKGDMIGTLNLTGYSHLVHSHTLGMVVAAAHAIEQMLTIRETNKKLEVTKKYIETIIDSITIGIFTIGPKGFMKTINKTAMEMLGYTYQEVIGIKVEELVEGWRGIQDSVARRITYLEEEAFLKGKEAKIHCTLSAYPIVDPNRTPQGIVCVIREIKKARKLANKMTGQQAYYTFDKIIGQSQRFMQIIEYAKKISDSPSTVLITGESGTGKEVFAQSIHNHSSRHEESFVAINCGALPRNLIESELFGYEEGAFTGAKRGGHPGKFELADGGTLFLDEIGEMPLDMQTNLLRVLEESKLFRVGGNKEIEVDVRIIAATNKDLRQEVEKGNFRRDLYYRLNVLPLKLPSLRERKEDIPLLIDYFMATKSLKLGKKTVTLSRETVESMTNLPWPGNIRELENMVEQIINAEGNHLWETGDSPKIVIEKPTGISQEDRLEEIEKKHIKKVLEKTGGNISLAAEVLGIGRNTLYRKIDKYHIDCSKVEE; translated from the coding sequence ATGAGTGCAAAAGACTATATCACAAGATCCCATCAAAGATCTATCAAGTTTGGGATAGATGACAATCGAATCTACAGCAGTAGAATTTTAAATGAGGATGAACTGCAAAAGCGGCTTGAAGCCAATAGTAATCTTATTGTAACTACAGAACCCTTTATGAACCAGATGTATAACTTTGTAAAGGGCTCCTATTTCTTTGTAATTTTAACAGATGATGAAGGATGTATCTTAAATGTTATAGGTGATGAAGATGTATTGGAGGAAGCTTTTAACCTAGAAATGATACCAGGGGCTTTTATGAATGAAGAACATATAGGAACCAATGCGATGGGAACAGCTTTAGCGGAGGGCATCCCAGTACAAATTTCAGGAAAAGAGCATTTCATAAAAGCCTATCATCGATGGACTTGTTCCGCTGCTCCCATTAGGAATGCTAAAGGAGATATGATAGGAACGCTAAATCTTACTGGATACAGCCATCTTGTACACTCCCACACACTAGGGATGGTGGTGGCAGCTGCCCATGCCATAGAGCAAATGTTGACGATAAGAGAAACCAATAAAAAACTGGAAGTAACAAAAAAATATATTGAAACCATCATAGATTCCATCACCATAGGAATTTTTACCATAGGGCCTAAGGGTTTTATGAAGACCATTAATAAAACTGCCATGGAGATGTTAGGATACACTTATCAAGAAGTGATAGGTATAAAAGTAGAAGAGTTGGTGGAGGGATGGAGGGGAATTCAGGATAGCGTAGCGAGACGTATTACTTACTTGGAAGAAGAGGCTTTTTTGAAAGGTAAAGAAGCAAAAATTCATTGTACATTAAGTGCTTACCCTATAGTAGATCCCAATCGTACCCCACAGGGCATTGTCTGCGTCATTCGAGAAATAAAAAAAGCTAGAAAATTAGCCAACAAAATGACAGGGCAACAGGCTTACTACACCTTTGATAAAATCATAGGTCAAAGTCAACGATTTATGCAAATCATAGAATATGCAAAAAAAATATCTGACAGTCCCTCCACAGTATTGATTACAGGGGAAAGTGGTACAGGAAAAGAGGTTTTTGCACAATCTATTCATAATCATAGCAGTCGTCACGAAGAAAGCTTTGTAGCTATTAACTGCGGAGCATTACCAAGAAACCTCATAGAATCAGAACTTTTTGGATATGAGGAAGGAGCCTTTACTGGAGCTAAAAGAGGAGGACACCCCGGGAAATTTGAGTTGGCAGATGGAGGAACTTTATTTTTGGACGAAATAGGAGAAATGCCTTTAGACATGCAAACTAATCTTTTAAGGGTGTTAGAGGAAAGTAAACTTTTTCGTGTGGGAGGAAATAAGGAAATCGAAGTAGATGTTCGTATTATAGCTGCCACTAATAAAGACTTAAGACAAGAAGTGGAGAAGGGCAACTTTAGGAGAGACCTTTATTATAGGTTAAATGTACTTCCTTTAAAGCTACCTTCCTTAAGAGAAAGAAAAGAGGATATTCCTCTCTTGATTGATTATTTTATGGCCACTAAATCACTAAAACTAGGGAAAAAAACAGTAACTCTTTCCAGAGAAACAGTAGAGAGTATGACAAATCTCCCTTGGCCAGGAAACATCAGAGAATTAGAGAATATGGTGGAACAAATCATTAATGCAGAGGGAAATCACCTATGGGAAACAGGAGATTCTCCTAAAATAGTAATAGAAAAGCCCACTGGTATCTCCCAAGAAGATAGACTTGAGGAAATAGAAAAAAAGCATATTAAAAAGGTACTAGAGAAAACAGGCGGCAATATTAGTTTAGCGGCTGAGGTGCTAGGTATTGGAAGAAATACACTGTACAGAAAAATCGACAAGTATCATATCGATTGCAGTAAAGTAGAAGAATAG
- a CDS encoding MoaD/ThiS family protein: protein MQVNVRLFATFRENREKEMMMDLAQGATPRDVIEYLNIPEEEVAIILINGRHQELGTALQDNDTLSLFPPVGGG from the coding sequence GTGCAGGTAAATGTGAGATTGTTTGCGACTTTTAGAGAAAATCGTGAAAAAGAGATGATGATGGATTTAGCACAAGGGGCTACTCCTAGAGATGTGATAGAGTATCTAAATATTCCTGAAGAGGAAGTAGCAATTATATTGATTAACGGAAGACATCAGGAATTGGGGACGGCTTTGCAGGACAACGATACCTTATCTCTTTTCCCGCCAGTAGGAGGAGGGTGA
- a CDS encoding MoaD/ThiS family protein, whose protein sequence is MTEEGKKTIEVRGFLKLDAHLRKKYGSIPVIMELEKPIKGTELADMMEVSWEDVEVIFVNGFVEALDHIIHPGDRVAFLPPGCPGPYRIAMGFYGKNKGNPASFKIPGRE, encoded by the coding sequence ATGACGGAAGAAGGTAAAAAAACCATTGAAGTAAGAGGATTTTTAAAGCTGGATGCACATCTTAGAAAGAAGTATGGGTCTATACCTGTGATTATGGAGCTAGAGAAACCCATAAAAGGTACAGAACTGGCTGACATGATGGAGGTTTCTTGGGAGGATGTGGAGGTTATTTTTGTAAATGGCTTCGTTGAAGCATTAGACCATATCATTCACCCAGGGGATAGAGTAGCTTTTCTACCACCGGGATGTCCTGGTCCATATAGAATAGCTATGGGCTTTTATGGAAAAAATAAAGGAAATCCAGCTAGTTTTAAAATCCCAGGAAGAGAATAA
- a CDS encoding aldehyde ferredoxin oxidoreductase C-terminal domain-containing protein yields MNKFIRVDMTTLKVTTEEVPAQYAGLGGRALTSNFVAAEVKPTCHALGKNNKLIFAPGLLSGTSAPNSGRLSVGAKSPLTGTIKESNAGGSFSQKMAKMGIKAFTIEGMPADDKFYVIKIDMNGVTIEEAPAEILGGCGNYEAIKILSEKYGAKVGIGLAGPAGENRLPSANISFKDPEGNIRSAGRGGLGAVLGSKKVKAIVIDDNGAPGVPVADPEKFKAASKIFAKAMLDHPVAGQGLAAYGTNVLVNILNEAGGLPAKNFTAGRIDYNDNISGETLNATITERGGDGKVSHGCHAGCIIRCSQWYPDKDGKYITSGFEYETIWGLGADAGIQSLDDIAYCDREMDDIGVDSIETAVAVATAMEGGLIPYGDGKAALEAIKEIRKPTPLGRILGSGTAVVGKVCGLFRTPVVKDQGIPAYDPRPIKGIGLTYATSTMGADHTAGYCISGNILKVGADIDPLKKDGQIEYSRAMQIGTASVDSTGMCLFVYFGVADNPGGYQALIDMINAQYGINLTATDVDKLGESVLKVERAFNKAAGFTNAHDRLPEFFEYEPCPPHNAVWDFTPEEIDEVYAFENEGACNC; encoded by the coding sequence ATGAACAAGTTTATCAGGGTTGATATGACAACATTAAAGGTTACTACTGAAGAAGTACCTGCTCAATACGCAGGATTAGGTGGACGTGCTCTTACTTCTAATTTTGTAGCAGCAGAAGTAAAGCCTACTTGCCATGCATTAGGAAAAAATAACAAGTTAATTTTTGCTCCTGGTTTATTAAGTGGTACTAGTGCTCCTAACTCTGGCCGTCTTTCTGTTGGTGCTAAGAGTCCATTAACTGGTACAATTAAAGAAAGTAACGCTGGTGGTTCTTTCTCTCAAAAAATGGCTAAAATGGGTATCAAGGCTTTTACAATCGAAGGAATGCCTGCTGATGACAAGTTTTATGTAATCAAAATTGATATGAATGGTGTTACTATTGAAGAAGCTCCAGCTGAAATTCTTGGTGGCTGTGGTAACTACGAAGCAATCAAAATCTTAAGTGAAAAATATGGTGCAAAAGTTGGTATTGGTTTAGCTGGACCAGCTGGTGAAAACCGTCTACCTTCTGCTAATATTTCTTTCAAAGATCCAGAAGGCAACATCCGTAGTGCTGGCCGTGGTGGTTTAGGTGCGGTATTAGGTTCTAAGAAAGTAAAAGCTATCGTTATCGATGACAATGGTGCTCCTGGAGTTCCTGTAGCAGATCCAGAGAAGTTCAAAGCAGCTTCAAAAATATTTGCTAAAGCTATGTTAGATCACCCAGTTGCTGGTCAAGGTTTAGCTGCATACGGTACTAACGTATTAGTTAACATCTTAAACGAAGCAGGTGGTTTACCAGCGAAGAACTTTACTGCTGGACGTATTGATTACAACGACAATATTTCTGGTGAAACATTAAACGCTACAATCACAGAGCGTGGTGGAGACGGTAAAGTTTCTCATGGTTGTCATGCTGGTTGTATCATCAGATGTTCTCAATGGTACCCAGACAAAGATGGTAAATACATCACAAGTGGTTTCGAATATGAAACAATTTGGGGTCTTGGTGCAGATGCTGGTATCCAAAGCTTAGATGATATCGCTTACTGTGACCGTGAAATGGATGATATCGGTGTTGATAGTATCGAAACTGCTGTTGCTGTAGCTACTGCTATGGAAGGCGGATTAATTCCTTATGGTGATGGTAAAGCTGCATTAGAAGCTATCAAAGAAATCCGTAAGCCTACCCCACTAGGAAGAATCTTAGGTAGTGGTACTGCTGTTGTAGGTAAAGTTTGTGGTCTATTTAGAACTCCTGTAGTAAAAGATCAAGGTATCCCTGCTTACGACCCACGTCCAATCAAGGGTATTGGTTTAACTTATGCTACAAGTACAATGGGTGCTGACCATACTGCTGGTTACTGTATTTCTGGTAACATCTTAAAAGTAGGTGCTGACATCGATCCACTTAAGAAAGATGGACAAATCGAATACTCTCGTGCTATGCAGATCGGAACAGCTTCTGTTGATAGTACAGGTATGTGTTTATTCGTATACTTCGGTGTTGCTGATAATCCTGGTGGATACCAAGCATTAATCGACATGATCAATGCTCAATACGGAATTAACTTAACTGCTACAGATGTAGATAAGTTAGGTGAATCTGTTCTTAAAGTTGAGCGTGCTTTCAACAAAGCAGCTGGTTTCACTAACGCTCATGACAGATTACCTGAATTCTTCGAGTATGAGCCATGTCCTCCACACAATGCTGTTTGGGACTTTACTCCAGAAGAAATCGATGAAGTTTATGCTTTCGAAAATGAAGGCGCTTGTAACTGCTAA
- a CDS encoding molybdopterin-dependent oxidoreductase, with product MKTFKTACPLDCFDVCSIEVDMKEGKLTAVRGDAGDPITKGFLCKKGNSLLERLNHRTRVTTPLKKVEGQWITISWEKAIQEIGDALLEIKTTHGSDSLIHYSESGHGGLLKNIDTAFFSGYGGVTTPEGSLCWGAGIEAQLLDFGDVLGHDPHDHLNAETILVWGRNPSFTNVHLVPFLKEAQKKGAKLVVIDPVRTATAALADYYYQVKPEADGDLALAMAKIILQEGKYDTAFVETHCIGFSGFKEFIDGLQLSQLIKATGLTEEEVYQLTAVYSQQKPSCIILGYGLQRYRRGGNNIRFIDALGALTGNLGLSGGGVSYANRSIAKFIDWDYIKNHPPLSPTFKRPLFSKYVLEEKKDKIQGIFVTKSNVVLQLPNTQRAIEAFKSIPFKVVIDHFITDTAALSDYILPCTGIYEEEDFMFSSMWHSYFTHTEKILPAPKNTKHEFEIFHLLAEYMEMKDFLRNYSDPQRYLERGLAPLLEKLDCNLEAIKGKRLKLEVGDIPWQDKQFATPSKRFEFILPQQDVLEKSTIDKPHYPLQFLTLHPKASLHSQHFIDIEENRLPEAFVNKSTLEKWHLKEGQEAMLISPQGELKVKILIDDGVGHDIVISYEGWWLKNQGVNSLTPEGVSDIGDQAIYNNCRCKIAAI from the coding sequence ATGAAGACTTTTAAAACTGCCTGTCCACTGGACTGCTTTGATGTCTGCTCTATTGAAGTGGATATGAAGGAAGGTAAACTAACAGCTGTAAGAGGTGATGCTGGAGATCCTATCACTAAGGGTTTCTTGTGTAAAAAAGGCAACAGTCTTTTGGAGAGACTAAACCATAGGACCCGTGTTACTACGCCTTTAAAAAAAGTAGAAGGACAGTGGATAACTATCAGTTGGGAGAAGGCCATTCAAGAAATTGGAGATGCACTTTTAGAAATAAAAACAACGCATGGTTCTGACTCCCTTATTCATTATAGCGAATCTGGCCATGGGGGACTTTTAAAAAATATAGATACTGCTTTTTTCAGTGGCTACGGAGGAGTAACAACACCTGAAGGTAGCCTCTGCTGGGGTGCCGGTATCGAGGCACAGCTTTTAGATTTTGGTGATGTTCTCGGCCATGATCCTCATGACCATCTTAACGCTGAAACGATTCTTGTGTGGGGGAGAAATCCCTCCTTTACCAATGTTCATCTTGTCCCTTTTCTAAAAGAGGCTCAAAAAAAAGGTGCCAAACTCGTTGTAATTGACCCTGTCAGAACAGCCACTGCTGCTTTAGCCGACTATTATTATCAAGTAAAGCCTGAGGCCGATGGTGATCTAGCACTGGCAATGGCAAAGATCATTCTTCAGGAAGGAAAATATGATACTGCCTTTGTAGAAACACATTGTATCGGATTTAGTGGTTTTAAGGAGTTTATTGATGGTTTGCAGCTATCACAGCTTATTAAAGCTACAGGTCTTACGGAAGAAGAGGTATATCAGCTTACTGCTGTTTATAGTCAGCAGAAACCCTCCTGTATCATTTTGGGCTATGGTTTGCAACGCTATAGACGAGGAGGCAACAATATTCGTTTTATTGATGCTCTAGGGGCATTGACAGGTAATCTCGGCCTGTCTGGCGGCGGTGTGAGCTATGCCAATAGATCTATTGCAAAATTTATTGATTGGGATTATATAAAAAATCACCCTCCTCTGTCTCCTACCTTTAAACGTCCTTTGTTTTCGAAGTATGTTTTAGAGGAAAAGAAGGATAAAATCCAGGGAATTTTTGTAACGAAAAGCAATGTTGTTCTACAGCTTCCCAATACGCAAAGGGCCATTGAAGCCTTTAAATCCATCCCTTTTAAAGTCGTTATAGATCATTTTATCACCGACACCGCTGCCCTTTCTGATTATATATTGCCCTGTACTGGCATTTACGAGGAAGAGGATTTTATGTTTTCCTCTATGTGGCATAGCTATTTTACCCACACAGAAAAGATTCTTCCTGCCCCTAAAAATACAAAGCATGAGTTTGAAATTTTTCATCTTTTAGCGGAATATATGGAGATGAAGGATTTTCTTAGGAATTACAGTGATCCACAGAGGTATCTGGAAAGAGGGCTAGCCCCTTTATTAGAAAAGCTAGACTGCAACCTTGAAGCTATCAAAGGTAAGAGATTAAAGCTAGAAGTTGGGGATATTCCTTGGCAAGATAAACAGTTTGCTACCCCTTCTAAAAGGTTTGAATTTATTTTACCACAGCAGGATGTTTTAGAGAAAAGCACCATAGATAAACCTCATTATCCACTACAATTCTTAACCTTACACCCTAAAGCTTCTCTGCACTCTCAGCATTTTATAGATATAGAAGAAAATAGACTTCCTGAAGCCTTCGTCAATAAATCCACCCTAGAAAAATGGCATTTAAAAGAAGGTCAAGAGGCAATGCTCATCTCTCCACAGGGGGAATTAAAGGTAAAAATCTTGATTGACGATGGTGTAGGTCATGATATCGTTATTTCTTACGAGGGTTGGTGGTTAAAAAACCAAGGGGTAAATTCTCTTACACCTGAAGGGGTTTCTGATATCGGAGATCAGGCGATTTATAATAATTGTCGATGTAAAATTGCAGCTATATAA
- a CDS encoding FAD-binding oxidoreductase has product MAYKKVDERDVEALKAICGEDSVFFGEEINEDFGRDELSEIKSMPEVLVEPLSTQIVSEVMKYAYEKNIPVTPRGQGTGLVGSSVAIYGGIMINMSKMNKILELDEENLTLTVEPGVLLMEISKFVEEQDLFYPPDPGEKSATIAGNINTNAGGMRAVKYGVTRDYVRGLEVVLPNGEVMEIGGKVVKNSSGYSFKDLIVGSEGTLAIVTKAILKLLPLPKKTLSLLIPFENLETAIETVPKVIKSKAIPTAIEFMVRDTIIAAEEFLGKQFPDSSSDAYLLLTFDGNSKEEVEKAYETVAHICLEEGALDVYISETQERQEAIWSARGAFLEAIKSSTTEMDECDVVVPRNKVAEFIKYTDELQHQFNIRIRSFGHAGDGNLHVYILRDALSEEDWKKTLQDVMDCMYNRAKELRGQVSGEHGIGFAKKGFLKDSLGDQHLILMKGIKSTFDPKNILNPGKIC; this is encoded by the coding sequence ATGGCTTACAAAAAAGTAGATGAAAGAGATGTAGAAGCTTTAAAAGCTATTTGTGGTGAAGATAGCGTATTCTTTGGAGAAGAGATTAATGAAGATTTCGGACGGGATGAGCTGTCAGAAATTAAATCTATGCCAGAGGTATTGGTGGAACCCCTCTCTACACAAATCGTTTCAGAAGTGATGAAATACGCTTATGAAAAAAATATCCCAGTTACTCCTAGAGGTCAGGGTACAGGGTTAGTAGGGAGCTCTGTAGCCATTTACGGAGGAATTATGATAAATATGAGCAAGATGAATAAAATTTTAGAACTAGACGAAGAAAACTTAACATTAACAGTAGAACCAGGGGTACTACTGATGGAGATAAGTAAGTTTGTAGAGGAACAGGATCTTTTCTATCCCCCAGATCCTGGAGAAAAAAGTGCCACCATTGCAGGAAATATCAATACCAACGCTGGGGGGATGAGGGCGGTAAAATATGGTGTTACTAGAGATTATGTGAGGGGCTTAGAGGTGGTACTGCCTAATGGAGAAGTTATGGAAATAGGGGGCAAGGTGGTAAAAAACAGTTCTGGATACAGCTTTAAAGACTTGATTGTCGGCTCAGAGGGTACTCTGGCCATCGTAACAAAAGCTATTTTAAAACTTTTGCCATTGCCTAAAAAAACCCTCAGTTTATTAATTCCCTTTGAAAATTTAGAAACTGCTATTGAAACTGTACCTAAAGTTATAAAATCAAAGGCCATTCCCACTGCCATAGAGTTTATGGTAAGGGATACAATTATCGCTGCGGAAGAATTTCTAGGCAAACAATTTCCAGACAGCTCTTCTGATGCCTACCTATTGTTGACCTTTGATGGAAATAGCAAAGAAGAAGTAGAAAAGGCCTACGAAACAGTAGCACATATTTGTCTAGAAGAGGGAGCTTTAGATGTGTATATCTCAGAGACGCAGGAAAGACAAGAGGCTATTTGGTCTGCTAGAGGGGCCTTCTTAGAAGCAATTAAATCATCCACCACAGAAATGGACGAATGTGATGTGGTGGTTCCAAGAAATAAAGTAGCAGAATTTATCAAGTATACAGATGAATTACAGCATCAATTCAATATTAGGATTAGAAGCTTTGGACATGCAGGAGATGGTAATCTTCATGTATATATTTTAAGGGATGCATTGTCGGAAGAAGACTGGAAAAAAACCCTACAGGATGTAATGGATTGTATGTACAACAGAGCAAAAGAACTAAGGGGCCAAGTCTCAGGAGAGCATGGTATTGGTTTTGCTAAAAAAGGATTTTTAAAGGACTCCTTAGGAGACCAACACTTAATCTTAATGAAGGGCATTAAAAGTACCTTTGATCCTAAAAACATATTAAACCCAGGAAAAATATGCTAA